In Thermocrinis minervae, a single genomic region encodes these proteins:
- a CDS encoding UDP-glucose dehydrogenase family protein → MKITVVGAGYVGLTTGVCFAHLGHEVMVVEKIPQKVQMLKEGKVPIYEPGMEEMLSEVLRKGRIHFTTELAEGIEFSDVIFICVGTPQKPDGSAELSQVEEVARETAKLMNSYKLLVEKSTVPVNTHKLIKRTVQRYLKKPIEFDVASNPEFLREGSAIKDFLEPDRIVIGVESERARKILEDLYKDFNCPILVTDPATSELIKHASNSFLAMKISFINMVADLCDKVGADVKLVADGMGFDKRIGRAFLDAGLGWGGSCFPKDIKAFIKMAKDHGVDFSLLEEVERINSRRIDVFIDKVKQALWSLKGKKLAVWGLAFKPNTDDIREAQSIKVIERLLKEEAILHLYDPKAMDNFKLLFPEGKQIKYFPDMYSALEGATALLILTEWDEFKKADLQRVKDLLEIPVIVDGRNMFDVAWMKELGFEYYCMGRC, encoded by the coding sequence ATGAAAATAACTGTAGTGGGTGCTGGCTACGTGGGCCTCACCACAGGTGTATGCTTTGCACACCTGGGACATGAAGTTATGGTAGTTGAGAAGATCCCTCAAAAGGTTCAAATGCTAAAGGAGGGAAAGGTTCCCATATACGAGCCTGGCATGGAAGAGATGCTGTCAGAGGTCCTTCGGAAGGGAAGGATACACTTTACCACAGAGTTGGCAGAGGGTATAGAGTTTTCGGATGTTATCTTTATATGTGTAGGTACACCACAAAAGCCCGATGGCTCTGCAGAACTATCGCAGGTAGAGGAAGTAGCAAGGGAAACAGCCAAGCTTATGAACTCCTACAAACTCCTAGTGGAGAAGTCTACAGTACCAGTAAACACCCACAAGCTAATAAAGAGAACTGTACAGAGATACCTAAAAAAACCTATAGAGTTTGATGTAGCTTCAAACCCTGAGTTTTTAAGAGAAGGTAGTGCTATAAAAGACTTCTTAGAACCAGACAGGATAGTAATAGGTGTAGAGAGCGAAAGGGCTCGCAAGATACTCGAAGATCTTTACAAAGACTTCAACTGCCCCATACTCGTCACAGATCCCGCAACTTCAGAACTCATAAAGCATGCTTCCAACTCTTTTCTGGCAATGAAGATCTCCTTCATAAACATGGTGGCCGACCTTTGCGACAAGGTGGGAGCCGATGTAAAGCTCGTGGCTGACGGCATGGGTTTTGACAAGAGGATAGGTAGGGCTTTCCTAGATGCTGGTCTTGGTTGGGGTGGTAGCTGTTTTCCAAAGGACATAAAGGCATTTATAAAGATGGCAAAGGACCATGGCGTGGACTTTAGCCTCCTTGAGGAAGTAGAGAGGATAAACAGCAGGAGGATTGACGTTTTTATAGATAAAGTGAAGCAAGCTCTTTGGAGCCTAAAGGGTAAAAAGCTTGCTGTCTGGGGCTTAGCCTTTAAACCCAATACGGATGACATAAGGGAAGCTCAATCCATAAAGGTAATAGAGAGACTGCTAAAGGAAGAGGCTATACTGCACCTGTACGATCCAAAGGCCATGGATAACTTTAAGCTCCTCTTCCCAGAAGGAAAGCAGATAAAATACTTCCCAGACATGTACTCAGCCCTAGAGGGTGCCACAGCCTTACTCATCCTTACTGAGTGGGACGAGTTTAAGAAGGCAGACCTACAGAGGGTAAAAGATTTGCTGGAGATACCAGTAATAGTGGACGGAAGGAATATGTTTGACGTAGCATGGATGAAAGAGCTGGGTTTTGAGTACTATTGTATGGGAAGATGTTAA
- a CDS encoding nucleotide exchange factor GrpE, with translation MEAEKRQEEQEVQELQQVQEAQQQEELEKLKEELEKHKEKLAKLENTARLVNQRFMELQKEYEYLKERYRRDLEEHKKYCYEKLALELLNVLDDFERAFESIPKDESSYLQGFEIIYRSLKNILENYGVREMQVEGSVFDPYLCEAVDKDYNPDVPPNTVIKVVRKGYYLHDKVLRPARVIVSVPEEEVT, from the coding sequence ATGGAGGCTGAAAAGAGGCAGGAAGAGCAAGAAGTACAGGAGCTACAGCAAGTTCAAGAAGCTCAGCAACAGGAGGAGCTGGAAAAGCTCAAGGAAGAATTAGAAAAGCATAAGGAGAAGCTTGCCAAGCTTGAAAATACAGCTAGGTTGGTAAACCAAAGGTTTATGGAACTCCAAAAGGAGTACGAGTACCTAAAGGAAAGGTACAGGAGGGATTTGGAAGAGCATAAAAAGTACTGCTACGAGAAGCTTGCTTTGGAACTTCTCAACGTGCTTGATGATTTCGAGAGGGCTTTTGAGAGCATACCAAAGGATGAGAGTTCATATCTTCAGGGCTTTGAGATCATATACAGGTCCCTGAAGAACATACTTGAAAATTATGGCGTAAGGGAAATGCAAGTAGAAGGTTCCGTCTTTGACCCGTACCTGTGCGAAGCGGTGGACAAAGACTACAACCCAGATGTACCACCTAACACAGTGATTAAAGTGGTAAGGAAAGGCTATTACCTACACGATAAGGTCCTCAGGCCTGCAAGAGTCATTGTATCAGTACCCGAAGAAGAGGTAACGTGA
- a CDS encoding superoxide dismutase, producing MAVHKVQPKDHLKPSNLKGISDQQIEPHFEAHYKGYVTKYNEIQEKLADLNFSDRSKANQNYSEYRELKVEETFNYMGVVLHELYFGHLGPKGQPSEELKKKVEEDFGSWDACVQEIKAAGMAFRGWAILGLDIFSGRLVVNGLDAHNVYNYTGLIPLIVLDTYEHAYYVDQKNKRAPYIDAFLENLNWDVINERFAKAMKAYEALKDFIK from the coding sequence ATGGCAGTACATAAAGTTCAACCCAAGGACCACCTTAAACCTTCAAACCTCAAGGGCATATCTGACCAGCAGATAGAGCCACACTTTGAAGCTCACTACAAGGGTTATGTAACCAAGTACAATGAGATACAAGAAAAGCTAGCGGACCTTAACTTCTCTGACAGATCTAAGGCAAACCAGAACTACTCTGAGTACAGAGAGCTCAAAGTAGAGGAGACCTTTAACTACATGGGTGTAGTCCTGCACGAGCTGTACTTTGGACATCTTGGACCCAAGGGTCAACCTTCTGAGGAGCTAAAGAAGAAGGTAGAGGAAGACTTTGGTTCATGGGATGCCTGCGTGCAGGAGATAAAGGCTGCAGGCATGGCCTTCAGGGGATGGGCCATACTAGGACTAGACATCTTCTCCGGAAGGCTTGTAGTTAACGGCCTTGACGCCCACAACGTGTACAACTACACAGGACTCATACCCCTTATAGTGCTGGACACTTATGAACATGCTTACTACGTGGATCAAAAGAACAAGAGAGCTCCTTACATAGACGCCTTCCTAGAAAACCTAAACTGGGATGTAATAAACGAAAGGTTTGCTAAGGCTATGAAGGCTTACGAGGCACTCAAAGACTTTATCAAGTAA
- a CDS encoding flagellar basal body L-ring protein FlgH translates to MFSILFLLLAFLFSCSQKATTLEQYEKENPYPGKEGIIYASKNSLMPKNVDVNMYADAKASRVGDVIFINVVESLRAVQSVANQSKRSASVKESVASFFGLSQSLLNKLSASGSGSFNSSANAQSQNSEILTTTLAGRVMKVYPNGTMLVEARKTIYVNGSNKEVVIMGIVRQEDLDSSNTVPSNKIANLYVFVDGKGFAEDGGTPGWLARIFAKVLPF, encoded by the coding sequence ATGTTCAGCATTTTGTTTCTACTTTTGGCCTTTTTATTTTCTTGCTCTCAAAAGGCAACGACGTTAGAGCAGTACGAAAAGGAAAATCCTTACCCTGGTAAGGAGGGTATAATCTACGCTTCTAAAAACAGCCTTATGCCTAAGAATGTTGATGTAAACATGTACGCAGATGCAAAAGCCAGCAGGGTGGGGGACGTTATCTTTATAAACGTGGTTGAAAGTTTAAGGGCTGTGCAAAGTGTGGCCAATCAGAGTAAGAGGAGTGCCTCTGTAAAAGAGTCTGTAGCTTCTTTCTTTGGTTTAAGTCAGAGTCTTTTAAACAAGCTTTCGGCTTCTGGTTCTGGAAGCTTTAACAGTTCAGCTAATGCTCAATCCCAAAACTCCGAAATCCTTACAACTACCCTGGCAGGCAGGGTGATGAAGGTATACCCTAACGGTACTATGCTCGTTGAAGCTAGAAAGACCATATACGTGAATGGTTCAAACAAAGAAGTAGTCATAATGGGTATAGTGAGACAGGAAGATCTTGATAGCTCTAACACTGTACCTAGCAACAAGATAGCGAACCTTTATGTCTTTGTGGATGGTAAGGGTTTTGCTGAGGATGGGGGTACTCCAGGATGGTTAGCCCGTATATTCGCAAAAGTCTTGCCCTTCTGA
- a CDS encoding ArnT family glycosyltransferase, producing the protein MYPILLIVILFVSNFINLHLYEFKGEEDLRLEVAYEMFHGGNYFQPTLFGHYYYNKPPFFNWLILLSSHLVGWNELTGRVVSLISLAILLVVCFIFSYRLYRNFFISALSALILISFGNVLFFYGYLGEIDITFTLFVFITIILLYLSVVEGKSYLLLFAGLWNGLTFLLKGLPAYAFYGLSLIVLSLYKRNLRLLLSVPAILSYILSVLLPTLWLMNTVNPLKYAAVLIHESIARLENEDKSSFISALLKTFKDLLPHSVLFFVSLYILRRHNNLSVPNKPLLLVLVVNSLPYLLSGNAGRYILPLYPLMAILMSYYVVKAFKLSQTFRKVFFWTILGVIILRILYGAFFFPIYDKKKSAAMEMMKVVGTSEVACDCIKLKALCVYVGIWKGKPLKAPDLSNWDYLITCKPVQGLRTLKHYNFGNDKEVWLQAR; encoded by the coding sequence GTGTATCCTATTCTCCTTATAGTTATACTTTTTGTTTCCAACTTCATAAACCTTCATCTTTACGAATTTAAAGGGGAGGAAGACCTTCGTCTGGAAGTAGCCTACGAAATGTTCCATGGTGGAAACTACTTCCAGCCTACTCTCTTCGGGCATTATTACTACAACAAGCCCCCCTTTTTTAATTGGCTTATTCTGCTGTCCTCCCACTTGGTGGGATGGAATGAGCTAACAGGTAGAGTAGTATCGTTAATCTCCCTAGCAATCCTTCTTGTAGTATGTTTTATCTTTTCTTATAGACTCTATAGGAATTTCTTCATTTCTGCACTTTCCGCCCTTATCCTCATAAGTTTTGGAAATGTACTTTTTTTCTATGGGTACCTAGGTGAGATAGACATAACCTTTACCCTTTTTGTCTTCATCACGATTATCCTTCTGTACCTTTCTGTGGTGGAAGGTAAGTCTTATTTACTTCTTTTTGCTGGACTTTGGAACGGATTAACCTTCTTATTGAAAGGTCTACCAGCTTATGCCTTTTATGGTCTTTCTCTGATAGTGCTTTCGTTGTACAAAAGAAATCTTAGACTTCTTCTCTCTGTGCCAGCCATACTTTCTTACATTCTTTCTGTACTCTTACCCACGCTTTGGCTCATGAACACAGTAAACCCTCTAAAATACGCTGCAGTGTTGATTCACGAGAGTATTGCGAGATTAGAGAATGAAGATAAATCAAGTTTTATATCCGCACTTCTCAAAACTTTCAAGGATCTGCTGCCGCACTCTGTTCTTTTTTTTGTATCCCTCTATATACTGCGTAGGCATAACAACCTAAGCGTTCCAAACAAGCCTCTCTTATTGGTTTTGGTAGTAAATTCCCTTCCTTATCTGCTCTCTGGTAATGCAGGTAGGTACATCCTTCCCCTCTACCCGCTGATGGCTATTCTTATGTCCTATTACGTGGTGAAGGCTTTTAAACTCTCACAAACCTTCAGAAAAGTTTTCTTCTGGACCATACTCGGCGTAATCATCCTTAGAATACTTTACGGTGCTTTCTTCTTTCCAATATACGACAAAAAGAAATCTGCAGCTATGGAAATGATGAAGGTGGTAGGTACTTCGGAAGTAGCATGTGACTGCATCAAGCTTAAGGCTTTATGCGTCTATGTAGGCATATGGAAAGGCAAACCGCTAAAAGCTCCAGACCTATCTAACTGGGATTACCTGATAACATGTAAGCCTGTACAGGGTCTTAGGACTTTGAAACACTACAACTTTGGCAATGACAAAGAAGTCTGGCTACAGGCAAGATAA
- the kdsB gene encoding 3-deoxy-manno-octulosonate cytidylyltransferase, which produces MRLIVIPARLSSTRLPNKPLRVIAGKPLIRWVVEGCLKTGEKVLLATDSQSIADCVKDLPVEVVFTPSDLPSGSDRVAYAIKDLSVDYVINYQGDEPFVYKEDIEKLFEALKDYSVATLAVRDPHAYTDPSSVKVVLDNLGRALYFSRSPIPYFREEHQFYPLKHVGVYAYRKETLLEFVNMQVSDLEKTEGLEQLRLLQAGISIKVIITENYYHGVDTEEDVKLVESKLGGLNY; this is translated from the coding sequence ATGCGGCTTATAGTTATTCCAGCAAGACTTTCTTCTACTCGGTTGCCTAATAAACCTTTAAGAGTAATAGCAGGAAAGCCGCTTATAAGGTGGGTGGTTGAAGGATGTTTAAAAACTGGTGAGAAGGTACTTCTAGCTACGGACAGTCAGAGTATAGCCGACTGTGTAAAGGACCTACCCGTAGAAGTGGTTTTTACGCCTTCGGATCTACCTTCAGGTAGCGACAGGGTCGCTTATGCCATAAAGGATTTGTCTGTTGACTACGTAATCAACTATCAGGGAGATGAACCCTTCGTGTACAAGGAAGACATAGAGAAACTCTTTGAAGCTCTAAAAGATTACAGCGTGGCTACCCTTGCGGTAAGGGACCCACATGCTTACACTGACCCATCATCTGTTAAGGTAGTCTTAGACAACTTGGGCAGGGCCCTCTATTTTTCTAGGAGCCCCATACCATACTTTAGGGAAGAGCATCAGTTTTACCCACTAAAGCATGTGGGTGTTTACGCTTATAGAAAGGAAACTTTGCTTGAGTTTGTAAACATGCAGGTATCGGATTTGGAAAAAACAGAAGGTTTGGAACAATTAAGACTGCTCCAGGCCGGCATAAGTATAAAGGTCATAATCACAGAAAACTACTACCATGGAGTAGATACAGAAGAAGATGTGAAGCTAGTGGAAAGTAAGCTGGGGGGTTTAAATTATTAA
- a CDS encoding M16 family metallopeptidase yields MSVALASPLKVYKLPNGATLVIKEREDTQAVALHVWFKVGSIYENYTQKGMAHFLEHMLFNGSEKYPYGQIDKIVEGYGGHINAGTSKEYTFYHIEIAKPYWKEGLEILYQLTQKPLLSEDMIEKEKPIVIEELRRGKDNPQDVLWEEFEALAYKVSNYRYPIIGFEDTIRKFTRKALLEFFNNFYQPRNMYIVIVGDVNPEEVKEEVLKTFGKEEGRPVARPDILPEPQQLESRFKEIEDKRLERSYWVIGWWAPPITSKEYYALLVLDQILGSGRTSLFYRELREKGLVYSISTYDFGRPRDNLFVIYAALDRKMYPEVRTKVFELLEKLKTELTDDEVEKAKDRIINSELFAREKVDSDAYYIGYSLTVAGTLDFYKYFTNNIRSVRKQDVIRVLEKYILGKPYNELLMVP; encoded by the coding sequence ATGAGTGTAGCTCTCGCGAGTCCTCTAAAAGTTTACAAGCTGCCAAACGGTGCTACCTTGGTTATAAAAGAGAGAGAAGATACCCAAGCTGTGGCGTTGCACGTTTGGTTTAAGGTAGGTTCCATCTATGAAAATTACACCCAGAAGGGAATGGCACACTTTTTAGAGCATATGTTATTCAATGGTTCTGAAAAGTATCCATATGGGCAGATAGACAAGATAGTTGAAGGCTACGGTGGTCATATAAACGCAGGAACTTCCAAAGAGTACACCTTCTACCATATAGAGATAGCAAAACCCTACTGGAAAGAAGGACTCGAGATCCTTTACCAACTTACACAAAAACCACTCCTTTCAGAGGACATGATAGAGAAAGAAAAGCCCATAGTCATAGAGGAGCTAAGGAGAGGCAAGGACAACCCTCAAGACGTCCTTTGGGAAGAGTTTGAAGCTCTTGCTTACAAGGTCTCCAACTATAGGTATCCCATAATAGGCTTCGAAGATACCATAAGGAAGTTTACAAGGAAAGCACTCCTTGAATTCTTCAACAACTTCTACCAACCTAGGAACATGTACATAGTGATTGTGGGTGATGTAAATCCAGAGGAGGTAAAGGAGGAAGTCTTAAAAACCTTTGGTAAGGAAGAAGGCAGACCCGTGGCTAGGCCTGACATCCTCCCAGAACCTCAACAACTCGAAAGCAGGTTTAAGGAGATAGAGGATAAAAGACTAGAAAGATCCTATTGGGTAATAGGATGGTGGGCACCACCAATAACTTCCAAAGAGTACTATGCTCTGTTGGTTCTTGATCAGATCTTAGGATCTGGAAGGACATCTCTCTTTTACAGGGAGCTCAGAGAAAAAGGCTTAGTCTATAGCATAAGTACCTATGACTTTGGAAGACCCAGGGATAACCTATTCGTAATCTACGCAGCCCTTGATAGAAAGATGTACCCAGAGGTCAGGACAAAAGTGTTCGAACTCCTTGAAAAACTTAAAACAGAACTAACAGATGATGAAGTAGAGAAGGCAAAAGATAGGATAATCAACTCAGAACTCTTCGCGAGGGAAAAGGTGGACTCCGATGCTTACTATATTGGCTATTCTCTTACCGTTGCCGGTACCCTTGATTTCTACAAGTACTTTACTAACAACATAAGATCGGTAAGAAAGCAGGATGTGATAAGAGTATTAGAGAAGTACATCCTGGGCAAACCTTACAACGAGCTTCTTATGGTACCATGA
- the lpdA gene encoding dihydrolipoyl dehydrogenase — protein MEFDLVIVGAGSGGYEACLYAHRRGLKVALVELSPETVGGNCLNRGCIPSKYMRHGAYLIEKLNHIKNYGVHPQGYTLDMKSLKENRDRVVVTIRENFKRFAEHIGIPIFYGRGILEDRNTVYVEGSDVKLKARFILLATGSSVASLGDLKSDGKYIHDTDSIWSLEEFPKRMLIVGGGAVGVEFAYIYRMYGVDVILVEIKDRILPSPDIPEDSARYLGRKLKKLGVDIRLKTSVQSCSVVDGKVYVNLSDGKQEVVDLVLLAVGRTPNTSYIGLEDIGVEKDQKGFVKVNSYCQTSVSSVYACGDITSQLMLAHKSMYEGKVAISHMLGETDLKKDDRWVPKIIYSAYEVASVGLTEEQAEDEGYDVKVGVVSYVTNPKAMDDGENEGFVRLVVDSDSGNILGCHIVGPNAGELIHQVVHVMRAGLKADFLSRSMYTHPSLSEAIGQAASEVHYGPISWSRRA, from the coding sequence ATGGAGTTTGACCTTGTAATAGTAGGAGCAGGCTCTGGTGGATACGAAGCCTGTCTTTATGCCCACAGAAGGGGACTCAAAGTAGCCCTCGTGGAGCTCTCTCCCGAGACGGTAGGCGGTAACTGCCTAAACAGGGGATGCATACCATCCAAGTACATGAGACACGGAGCTTATCTGATTGAAAAGCTAAATCACATTAAAAACTACGGCGTGCATCCTCAAGGCTATACCCTTGATATGAAAAGCCTCAAGGAAAACAGAGACAGGGTAGTGGTTACCATAAGGGAAAACTTTAAAAGGTTTGCTGAGCACATAGGCATACCCATATTCTACGGAAGGGGTATCTTAGAAGACAGGAACACTGTCTACGTGGAAGGGTCCGACGTAAAACTAAAGGCCAGGTTTATCCTCTTGGCCACTGGTTCTTCAGTAGCATCTTTGGGTGATCTAAAAAGCGATGGCAAGTACATCCATGACACGGACAGCATATGGAGCTTAGAGGAGTTTCCCAAGAGGATGCTAATAGTTGGTGGTGGTGCCGTAGGTGTTGAGTTTGCCTACATCTACAGGATGTATGGTGTGGATGTCATACTGGTAGAGATAAAGGACAGGATCTTACCCTCTCCTGACATACCCGAAGATTCTGCCAGATACTTAGGTAGGAAGCTCAAAAAGCTAGGTGTAGACATAAGGCTTAAGACCTCTGTACAGTCCTGCAGCGTGGTTGATGGCAAGGTCTACGTCAACCTATCGGATGGCAAGCAGGAGGTGGTGGACCTTGTACTTCTTGCAGTGGGTAGGACTCCCAATACCTCTTACATAGGTCTTGAGGATATAGGTGTTGAAAAGGATCAAAAGGGCTTTGTGAAAGTAAACTCCTACTGTCAGACAAGCGTGTCCAGCGTATACGCCTGCGGAGATATAACCTCCCAACTCATGCTGGCCCACAAGTCCATGTATGAGGGGAAAGTGGCCATAAGTCATATGCTTGGAGAGACAGATTTAAAGAAGGATGACAGATGGGTACCTAAGATCATATACTCAGCTTACGAGGTGGCCAGTGTGGGACTTACAGAAGAACAAGCCGAGGACGAAGGCTACGACGTGAAGGTGGGTGTAGTTTCCTACGTTACAAACCCTAAGGCTATGGACGATGGTGAGAACGAAGGTTTTGTCAGGTTAGTGGTAGACAGCGACTCTGGCAACATACTAGGCTGTCACATAGTCGGCCCCAATGCAGGTGAGCTTATACACCAAGTGGTACATGTAATGAGGGCGGGACTTAAAGCGGATTTCCTCTCCAGAAGCATGTACACACATCCATCCCTCTCAGAGGCTATAGGTCAAGCTGCCTCAGAGGTTCACTACGGACCCATATCGTGGTCTAGAAGAGCCTAA
- a CDS encoding flagellar basal body P-ring protein FlgI, producing the protein MVSPYIRKSLALLIAFVSVSFGAKIRDIATIEGNRSNYLVGYGLVVGLKGTGDSKSTLFTVQSIANMLTRMGIKVDPRRMTTKNVAAVMVTAKIPPYAKPGMTFDVEVSSLGDAKSLEGGTLLMTPLKGPDGEIYALAQGQVIVSGYEARGQAARQVQNTPTVGRIPNGGVLEKELPFSSNFSEVRLYLDNPSFYFANLVEKAINNHFGKQVAKAVDSSTIKLTLPDGMDPIAFLAQVEDIDVNVSAPAKVVIDGRSGVVLFGGNVTIDPVSVTVGTLTVTITERPEVSQPPPLSGGQTTVVPRTEVKVQQAERRILSLQGATVSQLVDSLNRIGATPREIISILQAIKQAGALKAKLEVL; encoded by the coding sequence ATGGTTAGCCCGTATATTCGCAAAAGTCTTGCCCTTCTGATAGCTTTTGTGTCTGTTTCCTTTGGAGCCAAGATAAGGGATATAGCCACCATAGAAGGTAACAGGAGTAACTACCTTGTAGGTTATGGCCTGGTTGTGGGATTAAAAGGCACGGGAGACAGCAAAAGTACCCTGTTTACAGTACAGAGCATAGCTAACATGCTGACACGTATGGGTATCAAAGTAGATCCAAGAAGAATGACCACTAAGAACGTGGCGGCAGTTATGGTAACTGCTAAGATACCACCGTATGCAAAGCCTGGTATGACTTTTGATGTAGAGGTTTCATCTCTTGGTGATGCTAAAAGTTTAGAAGGCGGAACTCTTCTGATGACACCTCTTAAGGGTCCAGATGGTGAAATCTACGCTCTAGCTCAGGGGCAGGTGATAGTAAGCGGCTACGAGGCTAGAGGCCAGGCGGCAAGACAGGTACAGAACACACCCACTGTGGGTAGGATACCCAACGGTGGAGTTTTGGAGAAGGAGTTACCTTTTAGTTCAAACTTTTCGGAGGTGCGTCTGTATTTGGACAACCCGAGCTTCTACTTTGCAAACCTTGTAGAGAAAGCTATAAACAACCACTTTGGCAAGCAGGTGGCTAAGGCGGTAGACAGCTCCACCATAAAGCTTACACTGCCTGATGGAATGGATCCCATAGCCTTCCTAGCGCAGGTGGAGGATATAGACGTAAACGTGTCTGCACCGGCCAAGGTTGTGATAGATGGAAGGTCTGGTGTAGTTCTCTTCGGTGGTAACGTAACGATAGACCCTGTTTCGGTTACTGTGGGTACCCTTACGGTAACCATAACAGAAAGACCGGAAGTTTCCCAACCACCACCCCTATCGGGTGGACAGACAACAGTGGTACCAAGGACGGAGGTAAAGGTACAACAAGCAGAAAGGAGAATACTAAGCTTACAGGGAGCTACTGTTTCGCAGCTGGTGGACTCTCTAAACAGGATAGGAGCTACTCCACGCGAGATAATATCTATACTTCAAGCTATCAAGCAGGCTGGAGCTCTGAAGGCTAAGCTAGAGGTCCTTTAA
- a CDS encoding MTH1187 family thiamine-binding protein, with amino-acid sequence MSVLVFVSMTPLGKGESVSEYVARVVDIVDKSGLDYILTPMGTIIEGETWDEVMEVLKQGFEALKKDCPRISITMKIDYREGKSGRIKSKVESVEKKIGRQIKKVS; translated from the coding sequence ATGAGCGTACTCGTGTTCGTTAGCATGACACCGTTAGGAAAGGGAGAGAGTGTGAGTGAGTACGTGGCTAGGGTTGTGGACATAGTAGACAAGTCTGGCCTTGACTACATACTCACCCCCATGGGTACCATCATAGAGGGAGAAACATGGGATGAGGTTATGGAGGTTCTAAAGCAGGGCTTTGAAGCTCTTAAGAAGGACTGTCCGCGCATTTCCATAACCATGAAGATAGACTACAGGGAAGGCAAGTCTGGCAGGATAAAGTCAAAGGTAGAATCTGTAGAAAAGAAGATAGGAAGGCAGATAAAGAAGGTAAGCTAG
- a CDS encoding NYN domain-containing protein — protein sequence MVHARIRKRAGIFIDGTNFYFMQRHILNKKVDLHKFVDFFRKDYDIYNTFFYLSYREGDEKQESFIKLLAFSGITVIKKPIKHLKDGSYKGNLDVDIAIDMILTKDNYDVAVLCSGDSDFEKLVWTLRSFGKEIVCVSTRESSSVELINACDKFIDLAEIMPYVELQEKTD from the coding sequence ATGGTACATGCAAGAATAAGAAAAAGAGCTGGCATATTCATAGATGGTACAAACTTCTACTTTATGCAGAGGCATATTCTCAACAAAAAGGTGGATCTGCACAAGTTTGTAGACTTTTTTAGGAAGGATTACGATATATACAACACCTTTTTCTACCTGTCCTACAGGGAAGGCGACGAAAAACAAGAGAGTTTTATAAAGCTTTTGGCCTTCAGTGGGATTACAGTCATAAAAAAACCTATAAAGCATTTAAAGGATGGCTCTTACAAGGGCAACCTGGACGTGGACATAGCCATAGATATGATACTAACTAAGGATAACTACGACGTGGCGGTGCTGTGCTCAGGCGACAGCGACTTTGAAAAGCTCGTCTGGACTCTAAGGAGCTTTGGGAAAGAAATAGTCTGCGTCTCTACAAGAGAGAGCTCCTCCGTAGAGCTCATCAACGCGTGCGATAAATTCATAGACCTCGCTGAAATAATGCCCTACGTGGAACTTCAGGAAAAAACAGATTAA